A segment of the Pseudomonas serboccidentalis genome:
GGCAATAAGCAACCCACCCGTTGGGCATATTCGCGCGGCGCTGCTCTGTAGTCAGTGGACTAATTACCGTCGGCGACCTTGCGTTCGATCGCATCGGTCTTACGCTTGAGTTCCTCGGCCTCTTGTTCCTTGGTGCGGATCGAGGTTGGGGTAATCACCTCGTCCACGGCTTTGGTGTCATCGTCGCTGTCTTGCAGATCCCGGCGAACCACGTCGACCGGTTTGCCCGAGGAATCGAGCGGTGGCGCGTCATGAGGGATTGCAGGCTTGATATCGTCGGTGCTTTTCATTACTCATACCTCCATTGACTTACAACGTTGGATACGACGACATGACGCGAGTTCGAGAAATTTCATCGGTGATCGGCGTGCTACTCGGCGCCGGTTTATGGCTGGCCGCCGATTCGGCATTCGCCGCCAGTTTTGACTGTGCCAAGGCCAAAGCGGCGGACGAACAAGCGGTCTGCGCCAACCGCACCCTGAACGATCTGGATGTGACCATGGGCGAGTTGTTCAGCCTCGACAAACGCCTGCTGCCGATGGGCGGACGCGATGCGCTGATCGGCGAACAACAGGCCTTCCTGAAAAGCCGCAAGGCCTGTGGCGCGAAGGTGAGTTGTCTGACCGATCTGTATCAGAAGCGGGTCGCGGAGCTGCGCAACATCATCGAGACGCGGGTGATGACGCAGGGACCGTTTTGACGGGCTGATTGACCTCAACATCGATGCATAGCAGCATCCCGGGCAAACCATTCGCCAACAGGAAAGTGCCACGATGTCTGCGCCTGATGATCTTGATGAGTTGCTGGAAAGCGTGAGCGACGAGCAATCGTTCATTGCGTTTATTCAGGCACTGGGTACCGACTTTGCCCGTGAGCGTTCGGTGAGCGAACCGCTGTCGCCCTATGGCCGGGGCGCCCTGGGTTGGGAAAATGGCTCTGTGGATGCGTTTCTTGAGGCTGCGGGTGCCTGGGCGATCGCCAGTTCCAGACAGGCGGCAGATGTCTCTTCAGCTAATGTATGGCAGCGCTGTGCGAGCATTTTGCTGGCGGGTAAGTTTTATGAGTGAGCCGGGAGAGGGAATGTCAGTTTTGCGAATCCCTGATTGCCTCGGCCAGTCGCGCAGCCTCGGCACGCAACGTGTCGAATTGTTCGTTCAACTCGACGTGGCCGGGTTTCCAGGCGAATACGCCATCGACACGACTCTGCCCTAAAACCACATCATTGAACGAACCCATTCCACCGTAGGCCGACAATAAGTAGGTGACCCCGGAGTAATCGGAGTCAAGAAGACGCGCTCTTGCGCTGCGCATCCACTGGTTCCA
Coding sequences within it:
- a CDS encoding lysozyme inhibitor LprI family protein, whose amino-acid sequence is MTRVREISSVIGVLLGAGLWLAADSAFAASFDCAKAKAADEQAVCANRTLNDLDVTMGELFSLDKRLLPMGGRDALIGEQQAFLKSRKACGAKVSCLTDLYQKRVAELRNIIETRVMTQGPF
- a CDS encoding DUF7660 family protein, with the translated sequence MSAPDDLDELLESVSDEQSFIAFIQALGTDFARERSVSEPLSPYGRGALGWENGSVDAFLEAAGAWAIASSRQAADVSSANVWQRCASILLAGKFYE
- a CDS encoding DUF6966 domain-containing protein; protein product: MGPKTQELINVLGQLIEILESDGDTHWNQWMRSARARLLDSDYSGVTYLLSAYGGMGSFNDVVLGQSRVDGVFAWKPGHVELNEQFDTLRAEAARLAEAIRDSQN